From the genome of Nerophis ophidion isolate RoL-2023_Sa linkage group LG25, RoL_Noph_v1.0, whole genome shotgun sequence, one region includes:
- the kcna4 gene encoding potassium voltage-gated channel subfamily A member 1, giving the protein MEFAMVGADGGCNSHPPYGYARARERERARAATAAAAAAAAADGADAAGGSTSSSSSSSSTSSSSSSGAHLLNNRAASSISSTASSSSSSSSPPHHQDSEFLRGRKRQRGAGRWRLGGDLRHSELALLGSEEDVMIEEEEEEEADGSKTFPPNMDADEDDDDTVSITDKRPQSGYENLFSELGCCERVVINVSGLKFETQLKTLTQFPDTLLGDAEKRTRYFDPLRNEYFFDRNRPSFDAILYYYQSGGRLKRPANVPFDVFSEEVKFYQLGEEAMLKFREDEGFVKEEEKPLPEDEFKRQIWLLFEYPESSSPARGIAVVSVLVIVISIVIFCLETLPEFRDDKEYLRPNATAQHGFTPFNDPFFVVETVCIVWFSFEIVVRFFACPSKADFFKNIMNTIDIVSILPYFITLGTDLAQHQGNGQQAMSFAILRIIRLVRVFRIFKLSRHSKGLQILGHTLRASMRELALLIFFLVIGVILFSSAVYFAEADEPTSQFTSIPDAFWWAVVTMTTVGYGDMKPITVGGKIVGSLCAIAGVLTIALPVPVIVSNFNYFYHRETDNEDQAPVVESMPPGCPHFPDFLRKFKGSPSGSSLGDKAEYMEMEEGVTESLCGLDKSPSKGNGTDISRRNSTNSKSIQTDV; this is encoded by the coding sequence ATGGAATTTGCGATGGTGGGCGCGGACGGCGGGTGTAACAGCCACCCGCCCTACGGGTACGCGCGCGCCCGGGAGCGGGAGAGGGCGCGGGCGGCAaccgcggcggcggcggcggcggcggcagcgGACGGCGCGGACGCAGCCGGGGggtccacctcctcctcctcctcctcatcctccacctcctcctcctcctcctcgggcGCGCATCTCCTTAACAACCGCGCCGCCTCCTCCATCAGCAGcaccgcctcctcctcctcctcctcctcctccccgccGCACCACCAGGACTCCGAGTTCCTCAGAGGGCGCAAACGGCAACGCGGCGCCGGACGCTGGAGACTCGGCGGGGACCTGCGCCACTCCGAACTGGCGCTGCTCGGCTCCGAGGAGGACGTCATgatcgaggaggaggaggaggaggaggcggatGGAAGTAAGACTTTCCCGCCCAACATGGACGCGGATGAGGACGACGACGATACGGTGTCCATCACCGATAAACGTCCCCAGTCCGGATACGAGAACCTCTTCAGCGAGTTGGGCTGCTGCGAGCGAGTCGTCATCAACGTGTCCGGGCTGAAGTTCGAAACCCAGCTGAAAACTCTCACCCAGTTCCCGGACACTTTGCTGGGGGACGCGGAGAAGCGCACCCGCTACTTCGACCCGCTGCGGAACGAGTACTTCTTCGACCGGAACCGGCCCAGCTTCGACGCCATTTTGTACTACTACCAGTCCGGGGGCCGCTTGAAAAGACCCGCCAACGTGCCCTTCGACGTCTTCTCCGAGGAGGTGAAGTTCTACCAACTCGGCGAGGAGGCCATGTTGAAGTTCCGCGAGGACGAGGGCTTcgtgaaggaggaggagaagccgCTGCCGGAGGACGAGTTCAAGCGGCAGATTTGGCTGCTCTTCGAGTACCCGGAGAGCTCCAGCCCGGCGCGGGGCATCGCGGTGGTATCGGTGCTCGTCATCGTCATCTCTATCGTCATCTTCTGCCTGGAGACGCTGCCGGAGTTCCGCGACGACAAGGAGTACCTGCGCCCGAACGCCACCGCCCAGCACGGCTTCACGCCCTTCAACGACCCCTTCTTCGTGGTGGAGACGGTGTGCATCGTCTGGTTCTCCTTCGAGATCGTCGTGCGCTTCTTCGCCTGCCCGAGCAAGGCGGACTTCTTCAAGAACATCATGAACACCATCGACATCGTCTCCATCCTGCCCTACTTCATCACGCTGGGCACGGACCTGGCGCAGCACCAGGGCAACGGGCAGCAGGCGATGAGCTTCGCCATCCTGAGGATCATCCGGCTGGTGAGGGTGTTCCGCATCTTCAAGCTGTCGCGCCACTCCAAGGGCCTCCAGATCCTGGGCCACACTTTGCGCGCCAGCATGCGCGAACTGGCGCTGCTCATCTTCTTCCTGGTCATCGGCGTCATCCTCTTCTCCAGCGCCGTCTACTTCGCCGAGGCGGACGAGCCCACATCGCAGTTCACCAGCATCCCCGACGCCTTCTGGTGGGCGGTGGTCACCATGACGACGGTGGGCTACGGGGACATGAAGCCCATCACCGTGGGCGGGAAGATCGTGGGCTCGCTGTGCGCCATCGCCGGCGTGCTGACCATCGCGCTGCCGGTGCCGGTGATCGTGTCCAACTTCAACTACTTCTACCACCGGGAGACCGACAACGAGGACCAGGCGCCGGTGGTCGAGAGCATGCCGCCCGGGTGCCCGCACTTCCCGGACTTTTTACGCAAATTCAAAGGCTCGCCGTCCGGCTCCTCGCTGGGGGACAAAGCGGAGTACATGGAGATGGAAGAGGGCGTCACGGAGTCCCTGTGCGGCCTGGACAAGAGTCCCAGTAAAGGGAACGGAACGGACATTAGCAGACGGAACAGTACTAACTCCAAATCGATTCAGACTGACGTGtga